In Polaribacter sp. Hel_I_88, the following proteins share a genomic window:
- a CDS encoding molybdopterin cofactor-binding domain-containing protein, which produces MSKNISRRKFLVRGGLGTLGVLAVGTYVMRNPIRRQIIDFADSFVSPYSGSGTEPNLWFEITEDNTVMLHSPKVEMGQGTFTGLAQIAADELDINIDQIQVIAASTASGVVDGLGTGGSLSVASLWMPLREMAATMREMIKIEASKKLNIPVENLSTKDGIVSGNNQQISYVDAVKDITEWDIPDTPKLKAVKDYKLVGKPVPRIDLKAKIFGDAIFGMDAEMDNMLHAVIIRPEHIGATFKSANFGNAENMPGVVKVVQIDDWVGIVAKTYPQALAAKMEVDVEWNISKKWTEEDIRTLISVGSGDEMIVQKEGDNLENDDEDILEIEFKSPLGAHAQMEPNGAVASYKDGKVTVILSTQVVGITQNQISKALDIDKENINIIPTYLGGGFGRRLNTNHAIQAVQLSKAVGQPVKYFFTRKEEFQNDMFRPPTHHIMKGKLNKEGLIANLEHHFASGNVAIDSLLLPDIANKVLGADFGAIRGGSIHYSGIENIRAVQWHKTLPFATSWWRSLGLLANTFAIESFVDELAIKGNKNPIELRLAQIKDNEEGVRLKNVIKKAQQESKYSDAIVDGKAMGFASSTDTGTPCAQVAEVSIVDNQIKVHKITCVMDCGIAVNPDQVKAQCEGAMIMAMSAAMHEKMFIEDGQLQPTIFGPYDMGLMKHSPKEINVFLLQGVDKPLPVGEPPLGPIAAAIANAVRRLTGKRLTEMPLKLS; this is translated from the coding sequence ATGAGCAAAAATATATCACGTAGAAAATTTTTAGTGAGAGGTGGTTTAGGAACTTTAGGCGTTTTAGCAGTTGGAACCTATGTAATGAGAAATCCAATTCGTAGACAAATTATTGATTTTGCAGATTCTTTCGTATCTCCTTATTCAGGTTCTGGAACTGAACCTAATTTATGGTTCGAAATTACAGAAGATAATACTGTAATGCTACATTCGCCAAAAGTAGAAATGGGTCAAGGAACTTTTACAGGTTTGGCTCAAATTGCTGCAGATGAATTAGATATTAATATTGATCAAATTCAAGTTATTGCAGCATCTACAGCAAGTGGAGTTGTAGATGGTTTAGGAACTGGAGGTAGTTTATCTGTAGCTTCTTTATGGATGCCTTTGCGTGAAATGGCTGCTACAATGCGTGAAATGATTAAGATTGAAGCTTCTAAAAAACTAAATATTCCTGTTGAAAATTTATCGACTAAAGACGGAATTGTTTCTGGAAACAACCAACAAATAAGTTATGTTGATGCTGTTAAAGATATTACAGAATGGGACATTCCTGATACTCCAAAATTAAAAGCTGTTAAAGACTATAAATTAGTTGGAAAACCTGTGCCAAGAATCGATTTAAAAGCAAAAATTTTTGGTGATGCTATTTTTGGAATGGATGCTGAAATGGACAATATGTTACATGCAGTTATCATTAGACCAGAACATATTGGAGCAACTTTTAAAAGTGCAAATTTTGGCAATGCAGAAAACATGCCTGGCGTTGTAAAAGTTGTTCAAATTGATGATTGGGTTGGTATTGTTGCTAAAACATATCCACAAGCATTGGCTGCAAAAATGGAAGTTGATGTTGAGTGGAACATCTCAAAAAAATGGACAGAAGAAGATATTAGAACGTTAATTTCTGTAGGAAGTGGAGATGAAATGATTGTTCAAAAAGAAGGAGATAATTTAGAAAATGATGATGAAGACATTTTAGAAATTGAATTTAAAAGTCCTTTAGGTGCGCACGCTCAAATGGAACCAAATGGTGCTGTTGCTTCTTACAAAGATGGTAAAGTTACTGTAATTCTTTCTACACAAGTTGTGGGTATTACTCAAAATCAAATTTCTAAAGCGTTAGATATTGATAAAGAAAATATCAATATAATTCCGACTTATTTAGGAGGTGGTTTTGGTCGAAGATTAAATACAAATCACGCAATTCAAGCTGTTCAATTATCAAAAGCAGTTGGGCAACCTGTAAAATATTTTTTCACAAGAAAAGAAGAATTTCAGAATGATATGTTTCGTCCACCAACACATCATATTATGAAAGGAAAACTAAATAAAGAGGGTTTAATTGCTAATTTAGAACATCATTTTGCAAGTGGAAATGTAGCAATTGATTCCTTATTATTACCAGATATTGCTAATAAAGTTTTAGGGGCCGATTTTGGTGCTATAAGAGGTGGAAGTATTCATTATTCTGGAATCGAAAATATTAGAGCTGTTCAATGGCATAAAACCTTGCCATTTGCTACAAGTTGGTGGCGAAGTTTAGGTTTATTAGCCAATACGTTTGCTATTGAAAGTTTTGTGGATGAATTGGCAATCAAAGGAAATAAAAACCCAATTGAGTTGCGTTTAGCGCAAATTAAAGACAATGAAGAAGGAGTTCGTTTAAAAAACGTCATCAAAAAAGCGCAACAAGAATCTAAGTATTCTGATGCAATTGTTGATGGAAAAGCGATGGGTTTTGCAAGTTCTACTGATACAGGAACGCCTTGTGCACAAGTTGCAGAAGTTTCTATTGTTGATAATCAAATAAAGGTTCATAAAATAACCTGTGTTATGGATTGTGGAATTGCAGTAAATCCAGATCAAGTAAAAGCACAATGTGAAGGAGCCATGATTATGGCAATGAGTGCAGCAATGCACGAAAAAATGTTTATTGAAGACGGACAATTACAACCAACCATTTTTGGACCTTATGATATGGGATTAATGAAACATTCGCCTAAAGAAATTAATGTATTTTTATTGCAAGGAGTTGATAAACCTTTGCCTGTTGGCGAACCTCCTTTAGGTCCTATTGCTGCTGCAATTGCAAATGCTGTAAGAAGATTAACAGGAAAAAGATTAACGGAAATGCCTTTAAAACTGTCGTAA
- a CDS encoding (2Fe-2S)-binding protein — translation MKISFKINNKAISIDIEDGNTPLLWVVRDVLDLKGTKFGCGKAACGACTLHVNDVAVRSCSYAVKFAEGKNVTTIEGLGDAENPHPVQQAWIDEVVPQCGYCQPGFIMATAALLKENDNPTDEDINKNIINICRCATYYRMRKAIHKAAELTRETKI, via the coding sequence ATGAAAATATCATTTAAAATAAATAACAAAGCAATTTCTATTGATATAGAAGATGGCAATACACCTCTTTTGTGGGTTGTAAGAGATGTTTTAGATTTAAAAGGAACCAAATTTGGCTGTGGAAAAGCTGCTTGTGGAGCTTGCACATTGCACGTAAATGATGTTGCTGTGCGTTCTTGCTCTTATGCTGTAAAATTTGCTGAAGGTAAAAATGTTACTACTATTGAAGGCTTGGGTGATGCAGAAAATCCACATCCTGTGCAACAAGCCTGGATTGATGAAGTTGTGCCTCAATGTGGGTATTGTCAGCCAGGATTTATCATGGCAACTGCTGCTTTATTAAAAGAAAATGATAACCCTACAGATGAAGATATAAATAAAAACATCATTAATATTTGCAGATGTGCAACCTATTATAGAATGCGAAAAGCAATTCATAAAGCTGCTGAATTAACCAGAGAAACTAAAATTTAA